In the genome of Chryseobacterium sp. 52, the window CCAATTGACCTTCTGATTTGCGAAGCTAAAATAAACGACATTAGCGGGTTGGAATTCAGAAAATTAGCTCACAAAATACCGGTCTGCATCTTTATAAGTGCTCATGCTCATCTGGCAGCAGAAGCTTTTGAAATAAATACTCTCGACTTTATCATAAAACCTCTTGCAGCCGAACGCTTTCATCATTCGATACAAAAAGTATTCAGCTTTTTTGAAATGAAAGAAAAATGTGACTGCTTTGATGCCCTTCTCGGTGAAAACTGTCTTAAAATAAAAGAAGGCGGTCATATTTCTCAAATCAAACTTACCGATATCCTTTATCTTGAAGCTTTAAAAGATTATACCCGGCTCATTACCTATGATAAAAAGCACTGTATTTTGGATTCTTTAGGAAATCTCCTTCATAAGAGCTTTTTCGACTCTTTTATAAGAATACACCG includes:
- a CDS encoding LytR/AlgR family response regulator transcription factor, which gives rise to MITHLKCMIIDDNELDRLVLQHYIRQYDNIEIIASFNSVEKAVPYLEFPIDLLICEAKINDISGLEFRKLAHKIPVCIFISAHAHLAAEAFEINTLDFIIKPLAAERFHHSIQKVFSFFEMKEKCDCFDALLGENCLKIKEGGHISQIKLTDILYLEALKDYTRLITYDKKHCILDSLGNLLHKSFFDSFIRIHRSYAVPRHFIRGKNSHEIELIHQIRLPIGRTYKESLSFLDP